The Fusarium musae strain F31 chromosome 10, whole genome shotgun sequence genome window below encodes:
- a CDS encoding hypothetical protein (EggNog:ENOG41~CAZy:CBM67~CAZy:GH78) — protein MAAEQFDTSWMWNPAFIEKAASTAGRFVHFRKTLFVNSQIPTSLPIQITADTRYKLYVNRQLVAFGPVKGDASLWFYDEVDISPYLRLGENNIAIHVLRLFHGTSYGTSFPRLGTGGVKIATTVDDEVWAPQIRSSELWQTAIDHNVTLRIDEEEDDFLHVYELVSASRDMSLEWIPAILLRFQNSTGVTAPWKLSPRLIPPMRGQRSYFSAIHNVQSGLPHGAWSAGLLGAQSGDSNLLLPALSSHQLDLETPFHTTAFIRFRFVRPEVGGACLTITYSESYEDTPVLVPYLRCKGNRCDTSKFLIGPKDIYTFQGRDGNPRLGYYDGEETEEVYMPFHWRTFRFMRLNIETGSSDLIMRGIDIDVVNYPLDVLSSISTNSDDGTLGALYETSIRTLRNCMHDCYEDCPFYEQLQYAMDTRSSCLFTYHVSGDDRLARQAIVQLHSSFQPRVGLTASRSPSTQLQIIPHFSLYWICMLHDHFLYYADRAFVRPLLPVVDAVLGYFHERIDHRLDLVSLGNEKDVWNFHDWAEQWRPYGIPASVEKSGVSTYTNSLYAYTLRLAAKLQGECAGRLSLAEEYSHRAGLIVDAVKRHCFDGQYFTDSIAACSNPHTDRSQHNQVWAVLSGAVCGDSAQALLKRALGTSQRGAPLIKTSISMSFYTLRAISAAGGSLYDELFHVLWQPWRHQLSLGLTTWEEDDVSHRSDCHAWGSAPIYEFLAEVAGIRPAKAGWQEIEFAPRLGLYSSLGATVPFYRKGKLVLAKVGWSSLDGETRVTLGIEGLDESISVHVKLPGWPGMVEKSSRSMSFTWTRS, from the coding sequence ATGGCCGCCGAACAATTCGACACATCTTGGATGTGGAATCCGGCTTTCATCGAAAAAGCCGCGTCTACTGCCGGTCGCTTCGTACATTTCCGCAAGACATTGTTTGTCAATTCGCAGATACCGACATCGCTTCCGATTCAGATCACGGCCGATACGCGATATAAGCTATACGTCAATAGACAATTGGTCGCATTTGGACCTGTCAAGGGAGATGCGAGTCTCTGGTTCTACGACGAGGTCGACATCAGCCCATATTTACGATTGGGCGAGAATAACATCGCTATTCATGTCCTCCGACTCTTCCACGGGACGTCGTACGGGACTAGCTTTCCACGCCTGGGAACGGGTGGAGTCAAGATCGCGACTACTGTTGACGATGAGGTCTGGGCGCCGCAGATTCGAAGCAGTGAGCTTTGGCAAACGGCCATAGATCACAATGTGACTCTCCGCatagacgaggaggaagatgacttTCTTCACGTGTACGAGTTGGTTTCTGCATCGCGCGATATGTCACTGGAGTGGATTCCAGCAATACTGCTCCGTTTTCAGAACTCTACTGGCGTAACAGCGCCGTGGAAACTATCGCCGCGTCTCATCCCGCCTATGAGGGGCCAGAGGTCATACTTCAGCGCCATTCACAATGTTCAGAGCGGCTTGCCTCATGGTGCATGGAGTGCAGGATTGCTGGGTGCTCAGTCCGGAGACAGtaatctccttcttcctgcTCTATCAAGCCATCAACTCGACCTTGAGACTCCCTTCCATACTACCGCCTTTATCCGCTTCCGCTTTGTCCGGCCGGAAGTCGGAGGCGCTTGCCTTACGATAACATATTCTGAAAGCTACGAGGATACTCCAGTTCTGGTTCCATACCTTCGCTGCAAAGGGAACAGATGCGATACAAGCAAGTTCCTGATCGGACCCAAGGATATTTATACGTTCCAGGGAAGAGATGGGAACCCACGTCTAGGCTACTACGACGGTGAAGAGACGGAGGAAGTATACATGCCTTTTCATTGGCGCACCTTTCGCTTCATGAGACTCAACATCGAGACTGGATCTTCCGATCTGATCATGCGCGGCATCGATATTGACGTTGTGAACTACCCATTGGACGTACTATCAAGCATAAGCACGAACTCAGACGACGGAACGTTGGGAGCGTTGTACGAGACGAGTATCAGAACATTACGAAACTGCATGCATGATTGCTACGAAGATTGCCCTTTTTACGAACAGCTCCAATACGCCATGGACACACGCAGCTCTTGTCTCTTTACATATCACGTATCTGGCGATGATCGTCTAGCCAGACAGGCAATCGTGCAGCTTCATAGCTCGTTCCAGCCTCGCGTTGGACTTACGGCCAGTAGATCACCATCGACTCAATTACAGATCATTCCCCACTTCTCTCTCTACTGGATCTGCATGCTACATGACCACTTTCTCTACTATGCAGATAGGGCATTTGTCAGACCTCTTTTACCCGTGGTGGACGCTGTGCTGGGTTATTTCCACGAACGCATAGATCATCGCCTCGATCTCGTGAGTCTTGGGAATGAGAAGGACGTTTGGAACTTCCATGATTGGGCAGAGCAGTGGAGGCCGTATGGCATTCCAGCCTCGGTAGAAAAGTCGGGTGTTTCGACATACACAAACAGCTTATACGCGTATACACTCAGACTGGCGGCGAAGCTGCAGGGAGAGTGTGCGGGTCGTCTTTCCCTTGCAGAAGAGTATTCTCATCGGGCTGGGCTGATTGTCGATGCGGTTAAACGACATTGTTTTGATGGGCAATACTTTACAGACAGCATTGCCGCTTGCTCGAACCCTCATACTGACCGCAGCCAGCATAACCAGGTCTGGGCAGTTCTGAGCGGTGCTGTTTGTGGTGATAGCGCTCAGGCATTACTTAAGCGCGCGCTGGGAACCTCTCAGCGGGGTGCACCACTTATCAAGACGTCAATATCCATGTCTTTCTACACACTTCGAGCTATCAGTGCCGCAGGAGGGTCTTTGTACGATGAGCTATTCCACGTTCTATGGCAGCCATGGCGTCACCAATTATCCCTCGGTCTGACAACctgggaagaagatgatgtttcGCACCGCTCAGACTGTCATGCTTGGGGCAGCGCGCCTATCTACGAGTTCTTGGCCGAGGTCGCGGGGATACGGCCTGCAAAAGCAGGATGGCAGGAGATAGAGTTTGCGCCACGTCTGGGTCTTTATAGTTCTCTTGGAGCGACCGTTCCGTTTTATAGAAAGGGGAAGTTGGTGCTGGCAAAGGTTGGTTGGAGCTCTTTAGATGGAGAGACGCGAGTCACGTTGGGTATCGAGGGGTTAGACGAGTCAATCTCTGTGCATGTGAAATTGCCAGGGTGGCCGGGAATGGTTGAGAAGAGCTCCAGGAGCATGAGCTTTACTTGGACAAGATCTTAG
- a CDS encoding hypothetical protein (EggNog:ENOG41) has protein sequence MASCERCKQRKAKCDRRLPTCQRCEKAKVECEYGGRRKPGFPAGHRQMLEDKIEKLESELRAIRSTPRTSTSTDQPPAQDTIEVETKSPNDPPIPSMPVGAEASPTFERTRRVTERRPPTDLVVSLASLYFRHIHPWFPFLDVQRVCADMGSMDEPALLYYALFGVTLPYSFDSRLDQASSDSFWKYSKRSIFVDVLEEPSYNSLEVLTVLVLDLSGMTHGPQVWGPLAVATKLAVQLKNTDGLVFRTSTEAESSESLSKSDGIFRQRLFWVIYALDCIICITTNHHSTLGDDHVHHFLPARQQVWRENLSEVDDASLTPASVFSYQLELFDLSRRIHRVGMGYSTLCNNRELESTWLSEFHNMAAELNSWMETLPSRLFWHNHNIVKDRVPGAIRPATFMLYGYYHALDIYLNGYLAIPCHFNFQSDSHLEIRRQCLERCLTSVQALAQIVTKVADQTVDKLGWPFAWSVWVAARFLTAQRYFTGETNPGSIAQVSLFTTFLSTMGRFWQISASYAKMLRRATSDLDAGTEQGQGTILQLMADLRIPTSHIEDQFRPDSMLHGVISPGQSVSTFDNASYMDVERLGTLLPVFADDACFDISQDPDNWFRMPLFASSAYQQFNAPEQE, from the exons ATGGCCTC ATGTGAGAGGTGCAAGCAGCGCAAGGCAAAGTGCGACCGCCGATTACCGACGTGTCAGCGCTGTGAGAAGGCAAAGGTTGAGTGTGAGTATGGGGGGAGACGAAAGCCGGGGTTTCCAGCTGGACATCGCCAGATGCTAGAAGACAAGATCG AGAAGCTAGAGTCTGAACTACGCGCCATTCGCAGTACGCCGAGAACAAGCACATCAACTGATCAACCACCTGCACAAGACACAATCGAAGTCGAGACCAAATCACCCAATGATCCACCAATCCCTTCAATGCCCGTCGGTGCTGAGGCATCACCTACCTTTGAGCGCACCCGCAGAGTCACTGAGCGCAGACCCCCAACCGACCTCGTCGTTTCCCTCGCCTCTCTTTATTTTCGCCACATCCACCCATGGTTCCCCTTCCTAGATGTCCAGCGTGTCTGTGCCGACATGGGCTCCATGGATGAGCCTGCGCTGCTGTACTATGCGCTGTTTGGGGTCACGCTGCCGTATTCGTTTGACTCGCGTCTTGATCAGGCGTCGAGTGATTCGTTTTGGAAGTATTCTAAGCGCAGCATATTTGTTGATGTGTTGGAGGAGCCTTCTTATAATTCGTTAGAGGTTTTAACGGTGTTGGTTTTGGATCTCTCGGGGATGACGCATGGACCTCAGGTTTGGGGTCCATTGGCGGTGGCTACGAAGCTGGCGGTGCAGCTTAAGAACACTGACGGGCTTGTCTTTCGCACTTCGACAGAGGCTGAGAGCAGTGAATCGCTGAGCAAAAGTGATGGTATCTTCCGGCAACGGTTATTCTGGGTCATATACGCTCTGGATTGCATCATCTGCATCACCACGAACCATCATTCGACCTTGGGCGACGACCATGTTCATCACTTTCTACCTGCGCGACAGCAAGTCTGGAGGGAGAATCTGTCAGAGGTAGATGATGCATCGCTTACTCCAGCGTCTGTGTTCAGCTACCAACTGGAGCTGTTCGATCTATCTCGAAGAATTCACAGAGTAGGCATGGGATACAGCACCCTCTGCAATAACCGAGAGCTGGAGTCGACTTGGCTGAGCGAGTTTCATAACATGGCAGCTGAACTCAATTCCTGGATGGAGACACTGCCTTCTCGGTTATTTTGGCATAACCATAATATCGTCAAGGACCGTGTACCAGGCGCTATCCGCCCAGCTACTTTCATGCTGTATGGTTATTACCACGCCTTGGATATCTACCTTAACGGCTATCTCGCCATACCGTGTCATTTCAATTTCCAGTCCGATTCGCATCTCGAGATCCGTCGCCAATGCTTAGAACGATGTCTCACAAGTGTACAAGCCTTGGCCCAGATCGTCACCAAGGTAGCCGACCAAACAGTCGATAAGCTCGGCTGGCCATTTGCCTGGTCTGTCTGGGTAGCCGCTCGCTTCCTAACAGCCCAAAGGTACTTCACAGGAGAGACTAATCCCGGGAGCATAGCACAAGTCTCACTTTTCACTACGTTTCTCAGTACCATGGGTCGCTTCTGGCAGATCAGCGCTAGTTACGCCAAGATGCTGCGTCGCGCGACTTCTGATCTTGATGCAGGAACTGAACAGGGGCAAGGGACGATTCTTCAGCTCATGGCGGATCTTCGGATCCCGACATCTCATATTGAGGATCAGTTTAGGCCAGATTCTATGCTGCATGGGGTGATTAGTCCGGGGCAGTCTGTTTCGACATTTGATAACGCCAGTTACATGGACGTTGAGAGATTGGGAACTCTTCTTCCTGTGTTCGCCGACGATGCGTGTTTTGATATCTCTCAAGATCCGGATAACTGGTTTCGCATGCCGTTGTTTGCCTCCTCAGCATACCAGCAGTTTAACGCGCCAGAGCAGGAATGA
- a CDS encoding hypothetical protein (EggNog:ENOG41), which produces MALPPSPVDIKRWWKSPNLRTLNFLMMIPLLSIFSQGFDGSMMNGLQSVSHWQTYFGTPTGAMLGFFNAAYPLGGILGTFLISPAADTFGRRWGLATGAALCCIGAAIQGAAMNIAMFIISRVIIGAGSVVVAGVGAPYITEIAHPAQRSTATALFLTFYSVGSIIAGWCTFGTFRIDSTASWRIPSALQGLPSIIQLLFVWFVPESPRWLVSKGRNDEALQMLAKYHGEGDSSDPVVQFEYNEILETLSAEASEHNNIVVFLKDLGSTPGNRRRMFIMVWAAICSQMSGNAFVSYYLSPILHSVGLNSDLQQTLINATNQMLSWFSAIYFATLPAKVGRRKLFLWSLAAIWVIDICITAGSAVFAKDNTNKAAAYTVVAFLYLFSPAYNLGFNGNLGLYIPEILPYRMRTKGLSFFYFVQFCFMMLSTFVVPIGLGDITWKFYIIFVGWVMVEFVGVYLVFPETKGPSLEEIAWIFDGPNSGVDMHSARVEGKHSTIVEHTDGKESV; this is translated from the exons ATGGCTCTCCCGCCATCGCCTGTTGATATCAAGCGTTGGTGGAAGTCGCCCAATCTGCGCACCCTCAACTTTCTCATGATGATCCCACTTCTGTCGATCTTTTCCCAGGG TTTCGATGGAAGCATGATGAACGGTCTGCAGTCCGTCTCCCACTGGCAGACTTATTTCGGTACTCCAACAGGCGCTATGCTCGGCTTCTTCAACGCCGCTTATCCCCTCGGCGGTATCCTGGGCACGTTTCTCATCTCTCCCGCGGCCGATACATTTGGACGACGATGGGGTCTAGCTACTGGCGCTGCACTCTGCTGTATTGGTGCAGCTATCCAGGGCGCTGCCATGAATATCGCCATGTTTATCATCTCACGAGTCATCATCGGTGCAGGTAGCGTTGTCGTCGCTGGCGTTGGTGCTCCTTATATCACTGAGATTGCGCACCCTGCTCAGCGAAGTACAGCTACGGCTCTGTTCCTCACCTTCTACTCTGTTGGATCCATTATTGCTGGCTGGTGCACTTTTGGCACTTTCCGCATCGACAGCACTGCATCTTGGCGTATTCCTTCCGCCCTGCAAGGccttccatccatcatccagcTTCTATTTGTCTGGTTTGTCCCAGAATCGCCCCGATGGCTCGTCAGCAAGGGTCGTAATGATGAGGCTCTTCAGATGCTTGCCAAGTACCACGGCGAGGGCGACTCATCTGACCCTGTCGTTCAGTTCGAGTACAACGAGATTCTTGAGACGCTGAGTGCAGAGGCATCTGAGCATAACAACATAGTTGTCTTCCTCAAGGACTTGGGAAGCACTCCTGGTAACCGCAGACGCATGTTTATCATGGTCTGGGCAGCTATCTGCTCACAGATGTCTGGCAACGCCTTTGTGTCCTACTACCTCTCGCCCATTCTGCACTCTGTTGGACTCAACTCGGATCTTCAGCAGACTCTCATCAACGCTACCAACCAGATGCTCTCTTGGTTCAGTGCCATTTACTTCGCCACGTTACCTGCCAAGGTTGGTCGTCGCAAGCTCTTCCTCTGGTCTCTTGCCGCAATTTGGGTCATCGACATTTGCATCACTGCAGGAAGTGCCGTATTCGCCAAGGATAACACCAACAAAGCCGCCGCGTACACAGTCGTTGCGTTCCTCTACCTCTTCTCTCCCGCCTACAACCTCGGTTTCAATGGCAACCTTGGTCTTTACATCCCCGAGATTCTTCCTTATCGCATGCGAACCAAGGGACTGTCATTCTTCTACTTCGTCCAATTCTGCTTCATGATGCTTTCGACTTTTGTTGTGCCTATCGGTCTCGGAGATATCACCTGGAAGTTCTATATCATCTTCGTTGGATGGGTCATGGTTGAGTTTGTTGGAGTCTACCTTGTCTTCCCGGAGACCAAGGGACCTTCATTGGAGGAGATTGCATGGATCTTCGATGGCCCTAATAGTGGAGTTGATATGCATTCTGCTCGAGTTGAAGGGAAACACTCGACCATTGTTGAGCATACGGATGGCAAGGAATCTGTTTAG
- a CDS encoding hypothetical protein (CAZy:GT1) — translation MSKSRSQSPSKDKEAQDTDNVLDVPWDAPPPYELHSSGSILASTSRINDEGKVDIEFSSLQPDELNRLLPPDKTQDVEPTSSSSAAASPGPCPALNVVIQVVGSRGDVQPFIALGVALQRYGHRVRLATHDTFTDFVRSSGLEFYPVGGDPEDLMAYMVKNPGLIPSMESLRGGDIGRKRVMIHDMLRGFWSSCVKPDPVSNRPFVADAIIANPPSFAHVHCAQALGVPLHMMFTMPWTATRSFPHPLANIQSKNMDPRASNYLSYGVVDLMTWQGLGDVINAWRVKDLHLDPLAAAVGPDIVGLMKVPYTYCWSPALVPKPSDWGESIDICGFFMRDEPSYTPPADLADFLAGGPPPVYIGFGSIVIDDPTALTNIIKESCRVAGARVIISRGWSKLGGNDPSTDSVFYLGDCPHEWLFKRVSAVVHHGGAGTTACGLVNGRPTTIVPFFGDQPFWGRVVASNGAGPSPIAYKSISVEKLSSAIKFCLSPEAQAAANTIATQMRQESGVNTAVDSFHRHLPVATLTCELIPQNAAKWQYVARSKKGSKGHIRLSNAALKVLLDAKKVKLTDFEPLRPKEYLVENERWDPVTAGASSVLGTVTDFTSALGGAFIDPFKDVKRVRPDGTRRSAGTATAVASGKALQGMTTAVVKGSLVDVPLAFAEGFRNTPRLYGEKVADYGPVTDWKSGSTVAAKNFGIGFYEGLTDIVTKPMKGAKEEGTKGFFKGLGQGSLNMVAKPGSATFGLLAYPAQGIYKSIQSMKTNKARDAVAAGRVESLSIGEQGTTPLDAGEVVKRFQELTG, via the exons ATGTCGAAATCAAGATCTCAATCTCcgtccaaggacaaggaagcCCAAGATACTGACAATGTCTTGGACGTTCCTTGGGACGCACCGCCTCCGTACGAGCTACATTCCTCAGGGTCAATCCTAGCTAGCACGTCGCGCATCAATG ACGAGGGAAAGGTCGATATTGAGTTCTCATCGCTGCAGCCCGACGAACTCAATCGCCTTCTCCCTCCAGACAAGACCCAGGACGTTGAGCCAACCAGCAGTTCTTCCGCCGCAGCTTCTCCCGGGCCGTGTCCAGCCCTTAATGTCGTCATTCAAGTTGTCGGCAGTCGAG GCGATGTTCAACCCTTCATCGCCCTCGGCGTTGCTCTCCAGCGATACGGCCATCGCGTGCGATTAGCCACTCATGACACCTTTACAGATTTTGTCCGTTCCTCCGGTTTAGAGTTCTATCCCGTCGGGGGAGACCCTGAGGATCTCATGGCC TACATGGTCAAAAATCCCGGATTGATTCCTTCCATGGAAAGTCTTCGAGGAGGCGATATCGGCCGAAAGCGCGTCATGATCCATGATATGCTGAGAGGCTTTTGGAGCTCTTGTGTCAAACCAGACCCCGTGTCAAATCGTCCCTTCGTCGCCGATGCCATTATCGCAAACCCGCCAAGTTTCGCCCACGTCCACTGCGCTCAGGCATTAGGTGTTCCGCTTCACATGATGTTCACAATGCCCTGGACAGCGACTAGATCgtttcctcatcctctggCCAATATTCAGTCCAAGAACATGGATCCCAGGGCTTCAAACTATCTCAGTTACGGAGTTGTTGATCTAATGACTTGGCAAGG ACTTGGAGATGTCATCAACGCATGGAGAGTAAAGGACTTGCATCTAGACCCACTAGCCGCCGCTGTTGGACCCGACATTGTTGGACTCATGAAGGTACCATATACTTATTGCTGGTCACCGGCTCTGGTGCCCAAGCCAAGTGACTGGGGAGAGAGCATTG ATATTTGCGGATTCTTCATGCGAGACGAACCATCTTATACACCTCCCGCAGACCTCGCAGACTTTCTAGCAGGCGGACCACCACCAGTCTATATCGGCTTCGGAAGTATCGTCATCGATGACCCCACAGCCCTAACAAACATTATCAAAGAGTCCTGTAGGGTTGCAGGAGCCAGAGTAATTATATCTAGAGGCTGGAGCAAGCTAGGCGGAAATGACCCTAGCACCGACTCTGTTTTCTACTTGGGTGATTGCCCTCACG AGTGGTTGTTCAAGCGCGTTTCTGCTGTAGTCCACCACGGTGGTGCAGGTACTACGGCTTGTGGTCTCGTCAATGGTCGGCCAACTACCATCGTACCATTCTTCGGCGA TCAGCCTTTTTGGGGACGTGTTGTTGCATCCAACGGTGCAGGTCCGTCACCCATCGCCTACAAGAGCATCTCTGTAGAGAAGCTCAGTTCTGCAATCAAGTTCTGCCTTAGTCCTGAGGCTCAGGCTGCTGCCAACACGATCGCGACGCAGATGAGACAGGAGAGCGGCGTTAACACGGCAGTTGACTCTTTCCATCGGCATCTACCCGTGGCCACCCTCACTTGTGAGCTCATTCCACAAAATGCTGCTAAATGGCAGTACGTCGCCAGGTCGAAGAAAGGTAGCAAGGGCCATATTAGGCTGTCAAATGCAGCCTTGAAGGTTCTGCTGGACGCCAAGAAAGTCAAGTTGACAGACTTTGAGCC ACTTCGACCGAAGGAATATCTCGTCGAAAACGAACGCTGGGATCCTGTAACAGCTGGAGCCTCGTCGGTCCTAGGCACCGTGACAGATTTCACCTCAGCGCTAGGAGGCGCATTCATCGACCCCTTCAAAGACGTAAAGCGCGTCCGACCAGATGGCACTCGGCGATCAGCAGGTACAGCGACAGCAGTTGCAAGCGGAAAGGCTCTGCAGGGCATGACGACCGCTGTGGTGAAGGGATCGCTGGTGGATGTCCCCTTGGCGTTCGCTGAAGGATTTCGGAACACACCGCGATTGTACGGAGAAAAGGTTGCGGATTATGGTCCTGTAACAGATTGGAAGAGCGGTAGCACAGTTGCAGCAAAG AACTTTGGAATTGGCTTTTACGAAGGCTTAACTGATATCGTGACGAAGCCAATGAAAGGGGCTAAGGAAGAGGGAACCAAGGGCTTTTTCAAAGGCCTTGGGCAGGGGTCTCTCAACATGGTTGCAAAACCTGGCAGTG CAACGTTTGGATTGCTTGCGTACCCGGCTCAGGGCATTTATAAGAGCATTCAGTCTATGAAGACGAATAAGGCGAGGGATGCCGTGGCAGCTGGACGGGTTGAGTCTTTGTCTATTGGAGAGCAAGGTACTACACCACTGGATGCTGGCGAAGTTGTGAAACGATTCCAGGAATTAACAGGGTAA
- a CDS encoding hypothetical protein (EggNog:ENOG41), giving the protein MLLQATASLLLVAGSALAGPVARADKNAVVYGSKGTVSLKSDGKKPHIMILDYGENFEGHPTFEVVSASGDTSAFELTYAESKYAFSNYQSDGPLPLAAAMDTYRVNRYNITKRETFNNRLVQGAFRYQKLNLSSHGELRLRKIGVKPTVHTTPLTKLPGRFECSDEDFNRIWLTGARTAQLTEIPKDTIPDFWQVSNEGSFVESSAPQALGSAAAAQLTAYQLDFQVKPVTGEFGFSVLSDTLNEAIVVTCDVKTGKVTATGASKSGSIPPSADVKVSEWMSVHAKVNMTEISILVNNKTVLDFSQTEKFYGSFGLGAPLGHSAYFRNLKAATLDGTEIYSNNLTDPSFLKDFFMGTNPADTIVDGSRRDRIAYTGDLDVALGSTYASTYGRSFVEGSLDLLGSYQATPGFFIPTAKIQQEPLKELLDVNITGLIGYSFNFLNALAKNYEVLGDKQFAKEWALRTTAMLDWAHSQLKNGLFTLDNPAFTGDWNYYDPPQTGASSKFNALYAYSLQQTQDLLKVAGVNTTVYQTRLDNLRKAIHSNLWSDTLQAYVLSNEITTGFAQDANAIAILAGIPQSHNISATSLLSTMNKELQLKAGPLAFSNATAKSGFAQKISPYASAYHLRAAFESEDDVIVKRLLKSLWAPMANPAHANYTNCFWETLDPDGTPGLGIITSLCHGWASGPTVELSRHVLGVQAAEPGYKKWDVKPLTLGLEWAKGRVPTEHGNVEVDWKFKSGLLQMTVRGPKNGNTEGTVYLPRPLPTPLEKSVIKMNGKIVKGDKFTVACGQKITIKQTHA; this is encoded by the exons atgcttcttcaagctaCAGCTTCGCTGCTGCTTGTAGCAGGTTCAGCTCTCGCTGGACCTGTTGCAAGGGCAGACAAGAATGCAGTCGTCTACGGTTCCAAAGGAACTGTGTCTCTCAAATCTGACGGGAAGAAACCTCATATCATGATTCTCGACTACGGCGAGAATTTTGAGGGTCATCCTACCTTTGAGGTTGTCTCTGCTTCTGGTGATACCTCGGCCTTTGAGCTCACCTATGCCGAGTCCAAGTATGCTTTTAGCAACTACCAA AGTGACGGACCCCTTCCCCTGGCAGCTGCCATGGACACCTACCGCGTGAACCGATACAACATCACGAAGCGCGAGACCTTCAACAACCGTCTCGTTCAGGGAGCTTTCCGGTACCAGAAGCTGAACCTCTCTTCGCATGGAGAGCTGCGTCTCAGAAAAATTGGCGTGAAACCGACCGTTCATACCACGCCCCTCACCAAACTTCCCGGACGGTTTGAGTGTTCGGACGAGGACTTCAACCGCATCTGGCTCACAGGTGCCAGGACCGCTCAGCTTACTGAGATTCCCAAGGACACTATCCCCGACTTCTGGCAGGTTTCCAATGAAGGATCTTTTGTTGAGAGCTCTGCGCCCCAGGCCCTCGGCAGCGCTGCGGCTGCTCAGTTGACCGCCTACCAGCTCGATTTCCAGGTCAAGCCTGTTACTGGCGAGTTCGGCTTCTCCGTTCTGTCAGACACTCTCAACGAAGCTATTGTTGTTACATGCGATGTCAAGACTGGCAAGGTCACGGCCACGGGTGCTTCCAAGTCCGGATCGATCCCACCTTCTGCTGATGTCAAGGTCAGCGAGTGGATGTCTGTGCATGCCAAGGTGAACATGACCGAGATTTCCATTCTAGTCAATAACAAGACCGTTCTCGACTTCAGCCAGACCGAAAAGTTCTACGGCTCCTTTGGCCTCGGTGCTCCTCTCGGCCACTCCGCTTACTTCCGCAACCTCAAGGCTGCGACTCTCGATGGCACTGAGATCTACTCTAATAACTTGACGGATCCTAGCTTTCTGAAGGACTTCTTTATGGGAACCAACCCCGCCGATACTATTGTTGATGGTTCCAGGCGCGATAGAATCGCTTACACTGGTGATCTCGACGTTGCACTTGGATCGACCTACGCCAGCACCTACGGAAGGTCTTTCGTTGAGGGTTCTCTCGACCTTCTAGGCTCTTATCAGGCAACACCCGGATTCTTTATCCCAACCGCCAAGATCCAGCAAGAGCCTCTCAAGGAGCTTCTCGACGTCAACATCACTGGTCTCATCGGTTACTCATTCAACTTCCTGAACGCACTTGCTAAGAACTACGAGGTTCTGGGTGATAAGCAGTTTGCAAAGGAGTGGGCTCTTCGCACTACTGCTATGCTGGACTGGGCGCATTCTCAGTTGAAGAATGGTCTTTTCACTCTCGACAACCCTGCATTCACTGGAGACTGGAACTACTACGATCCTCCTCAGACCGGCGCGAGTTCCAAGTTCAACGCGCTATATGCCTACAGCTTGCAACAGACTCAGGATCTCCTCAAGGTTGCTGGCGTCAACACCACTGTTTACCAGACTCGTCTCGACAACCTGCGCAAGGCTATTCACTCTAACCTCTGGAGCGATACCCTTCAGGCTTACGTTCTGTCTAACGAGATTACCACTGGATTCGCCCAGGACGCCAACGCCATCGCTATCCTCGCCGGTATTCCTCAGAGCCACAACATCTCCGCTACTTCTTTGCTATCGACCATGAACAAGGAACTTCAGCTCAAGGCTGGACCTCTTGCCTTCAGCAACGCTACCGCCAAGTCTGGTTTCGCTCAGAAGATCAGCCCTTACGCCTCTGCCTATCATCTGCGCGCAGCCTTCGAGTCCGAGGATGATGTGATTGTCAAACGTTTGTTGAAGAGTCTCTGGGCTCCTATGGCGAACCCTGCACATGCAAACTACACCAACTGCTTCTGGGAGACTCTTGACCCAGATGGTACACCTGGTCTGGGAATCATCACCTCTCTCTGCCACGGCTGGGCTTCTGGACCTACTGTTGAGCTGAGTCGACATGTTCTCGGTGTTCAGGCTGCTGAACCTGGGTACAAGAAGTGGGATGTTAAGCCTCTGACTTTGGGTCTGGAATGGGCTAAGGGTCGGGTTCCTACTGAGCATGGAAACGTTGAGGTTGATTGGAAGTTCAAGTCTGGTCTTCTGCAGATGACTGTTCGTGGACCCAAGAATGGTAACACCGAGGGAACTGTATACCTTCCTCGACCTCTGCCTACTCCTCTTGAGAAGAGTGTCATCAAGATGAACGGAAAGATTGTCAAGGGTGACAAGTTCACCGTAGCTTGTGGACAGAAGATCACTATCAAGCAGACCCATGCTTGA